One window of Oreochromis niloticus isolate F11D_XX linkage group LG23, O_niloticus_UMD_NMBU, whole genome shotgun sequence genomic DNA carries:
- the LOC100693053 gene encoding granzyme G: MSVHCILALLILVLTLDDQVYSGKITGGHEAVPHSRPYMVLLERNMSDGKKKYCGGFLLNEDFVMTAAHCQAKSYVVLLGAHNVNSNSEIQRIFVEQAFPHKQFNATSFVNDVMLLKLTTKAKFNENVTAIPLASHDSGTLPKSCILSGWGRTDKNNNYMSPKLMETTVTLIDNKECTMENFYCSQGDTGPAEGDSGGPLVCEDGKAFGVVSSAVTHSGGPDIYRYSKIPDSRNWIFSTIGNAMIKM, from the exons ATGTCTGTCCACTGTATACTGGCCTTACTCATTCTTGTGCTGACTCTTGATGATCAAG TTTACTCGGGGAAGATCACTGGAGGCCATGAGGCTGTGCCACATAGCAGGCCATACATGGTGCTTTTGGAGAGGAACATGTCAGATGGTAAAAAAAAGTACTGCGGTGGCTTCCTTCTGAATGAGGATTTTGTGATGACTGCTGCCCACTGTCAGGCCAA gtcATACGTAGTCTTACTAGGAGCTCACAATGTGAATTCAAACAGTGAAATACAACGCATATTTGTAGAACAAGCATTTCCACATAAACAGTTCAACGCAACTTCTTTTGTGAATGATGTAATGCTTTTGAAG CTGACCACCAAGGCAAAGTTCAACGAGAATGTGACAGCTATTCCTCTGGCGAGCCATGACAGTGGTACTTTGCCAAAATCTTGTATACTCTCTGGCTGGGGGCGAACAGACAAAAATAATAACTATATGTCTCCCAAACTCATGGAAACCACTGTTACACTGATTGACAATAAAGAATGTACTATGGAAAACTTCTACTGCTCTCAGGGAGACACGGGTCCAGCTGAG GGAGACTCTGGTGGTCCATTGGTGTGTGAAGATGGAAAGGCATTTGGGGTGGTGTCCAGCGCAGTCACACACTCAGGTGGCCCAGATATCTATAGATACTCGAAGATTCCTGACTCTAGAAACTGGATTTTTTCAACCATTGGAAATGCCATGATAAAGATGTAA
- the LOC100692779 gene encoding granzyme G: MSVHLLALLILVLTLEDQVYSGKITGGHEAVPHSRPYMVLLERYMPDGKIKYCGGFLLNEDFVMTAAHCHAKSYIVVLGLHSVHSSKETQRISVEEAFPHEQFNPISFVNDVMLLKLTTKAKFNENVKPIPLASRDNGTLPKSCILSGWGRTDKNNNYMSPTLMEISVTLIDDKKCAIENFYCSQGDTGPAEGDSGGPLVCEDGKAFGVVSSAVTPHSGGPDIYRYSKIPDSRNWIFSER; this comes from the exons ATGTCTGTCCACTTATTGGCCTTACTCATACTTGTGCTGACTCTTGAAGATCAAG TTTACTCGGGGAAGATCACTGGAGGCCATGAGGCTGTGCCACATAGCAGGCCATACATGGTGCTTTTGGAGAGGTACATGCCAGATGGTAAAATAAAGTACTGCGGTGGCTTCCTTCTGAATGAGGATTTTGTGATGACTGCTGCCCACTGTCACGCCAA gTCTTACATAGTCGTACTCGGACTTCACAGTGTTCATTCAAGTAAAGAAACACAACGCATATCTGTGGAAGAAGCATTTCCACATGAACAGTTCAACCCAATTTCCTTTGTGAATGATGTAATGCTTCTAAAG TTGACCACCAAGGCAAAGTTCAATGAGAATGTGAAACCTATTCCTCTGGCGAGCCGTGATAATGGTACTTTGCCAAAATCTTGTATACTCTCTGGCTGGGGGCGAACAGACAAAAATAATAACTATATGTCTCCCACACTCATGGAAATCAGTGTTACACTGATTGACGATAaaaaatgtgctatagaaaaCTTCTACTGCTCTCAGGGAGACACGGGTCCAGCTGAG GGAGACTCTGGTGGTCCATTGGTGTGTGAAGATGGAAAGGCATTTGGGGTGGTGTCCAGCGCAGTAACACCACACTCAGGTGGCCCAGATATCTATAGATACTCGAAGATTCCTGACTCTAGAAACTGGATTTTTTCCGAACGTTAG
- the LOC100692510 gene encoding granzyme B, translating to MWFTATSFEYANNATSLAVTRKYLKAEPASEVTHCSSVAQPDFDLIMFTHCNLAVLIVVLTLHDKVHTGEIIGGHEAVAHSRPYMVLLEMHRPGGQKAHCDGFLVSEHFVVTAAHCNATSYRVFLGLHNYNNQNEVQHVNVPGENAFPQKGYDEAEFKNDIMLLKLSTKAVLNKNVKPIPLADRDDRSLPKSCIVSGWGRTENSNHQSPKLLEVNVTLVENEMCVKKNKYCSKDKGGPGQGDSGGPLVCEDGKAYGVVSASKRNPDRSTIYSYTKIPDNRDWIDCIMKHN from the exons ATGTGGTTCACAGCCACATCATTTGAATATGCAAATAACGCAACTTCTCTCGCTGTTACGAGGAAGTATTTAAAGGCTGAACCTGCCAGTGAAGTTACCCACTGCTCTTCAGTAGCTCAGCCTGACTTCGATCTCATCATGTTTACTCACTGTAATCTGGCAGTACTGATAGTTGTACTGACTCTTCATGATAAAG TTCACACTGGAGAAATCATCGGTGGCCATGAGGCCGTGGCACACAGCAGGCCATACATGGTGCTTTTGGAGATGCACAGACCAGGTGGTCAGAAAGCACACTGTGATGGCTTCCTTGTGAGTGAGCATTTTGTGGTGACTGCTGCCCACTGCAACGCTAC gTCCTACAGAGTCTTTCTGGGACTTCATAATTACAACAACCAGAATGAAGTACAGCATGTGAATGTGCCTGGGGAAAATGCATTTCCACAGAAAGGCTATGATGAAGCTGAATTCAAAAATGACATAATGCTTCTGAAg TTGAGTACCAAGGCAGTGTTAAACAAGAATGTGAAACCTATTCCTCTCGCAGACCGTGATGATAGATCGCTGCCAAAATCATGCATAGTCTCTGGTTGGGGaagaacagaaaacagcaaTCACCAATCTCCCAAACTTTTGGAAGTCAATGTAACCCTGGTTGAAAATGAGATGTGTGTTAAGAAAAATAAGTATTGCTCAAAGGACAAGGGTGGCCCAGGTCAA GGAGACTCTGGTGGCCCATTAGTCTGTGAAGATGGAAAGGCGTATGGGGTGGTGTCCGCCAGCAAGCGAAACCCAGATAGATCAACAATTTATAGTTACACTAAGATACCTGACAACCGAGACTGGATTGACTGCATTATGAAACATAATTAA